The following coding sequences lie in one Desertibacillus haloalkaliphilus genomic window:
- a CDS encoding DHA2 family efflux MFS transporter permease subunit yields MVTEQRQKIPHKLIISIILISTFLFTFNQFLLITAFPTIMQEFSINATQVQWLTTSFLLTTIVFIPMSGYLTSRFSSRALVLFSLACLVSGTIVGIFASTFMLLILSRVIQAIGAGIMLPLVQTILLAVFPKEKQGFAMGLLGCVINVAPASAPSIAGIVIDLYNWTALFWIMLSLSVVALVFAYLFMKNVTEQQAAKLDPLSLCLSGIGFTSILFGMSNISVLGFTHWSVLASLAIGGMMLATFIKRQLNLQFPVLNLRIFKKMAFLISTALIFINIMLLLSMETILPMFSQDVLGTSAFLSGFLLVPGTIILSIVSLISGHLFDQYGGRILAMGGFSSILVSTILFSTIGMESSPYMIMIYFCFFMFGTGLTLMPLVSIGVESLSTAEIPHGAAIVNTVRQFGMAFGIVFLTTIISVTTNQMEAPYEVAAFWGTRYAFYVMIACSLLGICLSFLVKGKQRLTVKEDRGEVVNG; encoded by the coding sequence ATGGTCACTGAACAACGACAGAAAATACCACACAAACTAATAATATCAATCATTTTAATATCGACGTTTCTGTTTACGTTCAATCAATTCTTATTAATTACCGCCTTTCCGACGATCATGCAGGAGTTTTCGATTAATGCGACACAAGTGCAATGGTTGACGACTTCTTTTTTGTTAACGACGATCGTCTTCATACCAATGTCTGGCTATTTAACGTCTAGGTTCTCATCAAGAGCACTCGTGCTTTTCTCATTAGCTTGCTTGGTGTCAGGCACCATAGTCGGCATTTTTGCCTCGACCTTTATGCTATTAATTTTATCAAGGGTGATTCAAGCGATTGGGGCGGGGATTATGCTCCCTCTCGTCCAAACGATCTTGTTAGCTGTTTTTCCAAAAGAAAAACAAGGATTTGCGATGGGGTTGTTAGGTTGCGTGATTAATGTCGCACCAGCTTCAGCCCCTTCAATTGCTGGCATCGTGATTGATCTTTACAATTGGACAGCATTATTTTGGATTATGCTGTCCTTATCAGTCGTGGCCTTAGTGTTTGCTTATCTGTTTATGAAAAATGTTACTGAGCAACAGGCAGCGAAGTTAGATCCTTTGTCACTATGCTTATCAGGGATAGGCTTTACTAGTATTCTCTTTGGAATGAGTAACATCAGTGTCCTCGGGTTTACCCATTGGAGTGTGTTAGCATCGCTAGCGATCGGGGGAATGATGTTAGCGACCTTTATTAAGCGACAGTTGAATTTACAGTTTCCGGTGCTCAACTTACGTATTTTTAAAAAGATGGCGTTTCTAATCTCAACGGCCTTAATTTTCATTAATATCATGCTCTTATTATCAATGGAAACGATCCTACCGATGTTCTCTCAAGATGTCCTAGGTACAAGTGCATTTCTTTCTGGGTTTTTATTGGTGCCTGGCACCATCATCCTATCAATTGTGTCACTGATTTCAGGTCATTTGTTCGATCAATATGGTGGAAGGATCCTAGCAATGGGTGGATTCTCATCCATCCTCGTTTCAACGATATTGTTCAGTACGATCGGGATGGAAAGCTCTCCTTACATGATTATGATTTACTTTTGCTTCTTCATGTTCGGGACTGGTTTAACATTGATGCCACTCGTCTCAATTGGAGTTGAGAGTCTAAGCACAGCAGAAATTCCTCATGGGGCTGCGATTGTCAATACCGTTCGTCAGTTCGGAATGGCATTCGGAATTGTTTTCTTGACGACAATCATCAGCGTAACAACGAATCAGATGGAAGCTCCTTATGAAGTAGCTGCATTCTGGGGAACGAGATATGCGTTTTATGTCATGATCGCATGTTCATTACTTGGGATTTGTTTGTCATTTTTAGTTAAGGGAAAACAGCGATTAACTGTAAAAGAAGATAGAGGCGAGGTTGTCAATGGTTGA